One genomic window of Magnolia sinica isolate HGM2019 chromosome 3, MsV1, whole genome shotgun sequence includes the following:
- the LOC131240218 gene encoding small ribosomal subunit protein mS80 (rPPR6): MWRSKGRHFFFRFSITKPPSTKTQVPSKTLTLISSQSPKTSSRVFQTTTHSQNPRFFSHQPDPIDHAADKESDTIGDDSTNPSSISREPDGPSAVFGHRFEEDDALEKDPFPVSQESDDSPAVFDGGIENDAGFVAQELDDSSMNFGGGIEKNDDFVSVESTTSSVVFHDGTERIGNEDENPSFFVQENVDSSDQIGGFISEEQAEVTVAEVPEINIEQVENILSVLQSSLDRPLDSKLDEMGLTLSEEFAVRVIQTPHVLGENLIGFFSWVWKNPDFSMTSLVIDCLVQAISVGCRKKDVYALWDLVKEVGEKEKGLLSTEILNGLILMFWKLGKGKAGLEVFNKFDEFGCKHDADSYYLTIEALCRRLMFDDAWFVCEKMLSSGNLPESEKIGKIIAGLCKGSKAKDAHLIYLMAKDCKKFPPKSSVNFLIGKLCSDDGTVRLAAELLEDFSGEVRKYAIKPFTWVIHGLCRIQEVREAKKLLFKMIDSGPPPGNAVFNRVISGLSKAGEMEEAISLMKVMEGRGLRPDVYTYSVIMSGYANGGQMDDACRIFSEAKKMHSKLCPVTYHILIRGYCKMEEFDKALKYLGEMKEGGVNPNSDEYNKLIQSLCLKALDWRTANKLLDEMKENGLYLNGVTRGLIKAVKDLEEEELQVGGSSIEA, encoded by the coding sequence ATGTGGAGATCAAAGGGCAGACATTTCttcttcagattttcaatcacAAAGCCTCCCTCAACTAAAACCCAGGTACcatctaaaaccctaaccctaatttcatCTCAATCTCCAAAAACTTCATCACGGGTCTTCCAGACCACCACCCATTCTCAAAACCCTAGATTCTTTTCTCACCAACCAGACCCCATTGATCATGCCGCCGATAAGGAATCCGATACTATCGGTGATGATAGTACAAACCCAAGTTCCATTTCTCGAGAACCAGACGGTCCGTCGGCGGTTTTCGGCCATCGGTTTGAGGAAGATGATGCTCTTGAGAAAGACCCATTTCCTGTTTCACAAGAATCAGATGATTCTCCGGCAGTCTTTGATGGCGGTATTGAGAATGATGCTGGTTTTGTAGCGCAAGAATTGGATGATTCTTCAATGAATTTCGGAGGCGGTATTGAGAAAAATGATGATTTTGTTTCGGTAGAATCGACTACCTCTTCGGTGGTTTTCCATGACGGTACTGAGAGAATTGGCAATGAAGATGAAAACCCGAGTTTTTTTGTGCAAGAAAATGTCGATAGCAGTGATCAGATAGGTGGTTTTATCTCAGAAGAACAAGCTGAAGTAACCGTAGCTGAAGTTCCTGAGATCAATATTGAGCAAGTTGAGAATATCTTGTCTGTTCTTCAGAGTAGTTTAGACAGGCCTCTTGATTCGAAGCTAGATGAGATGGGTTTGACTCTAAGTGAGGAATTTGCAGTAAGAGTAATTCAAACCCCACATGTTTTAGGTGAGAATTTGATTGGGTTCTTCAGCTGGGTATGGAAGAACCCTGATTTTTCAATGACCTCCCTTGTCATAGATTGCCTTGTCCAAGCCATCAGCGTCGGTTGTAGGAAGAAAGACGTGTATGCCTTGTGGGATTTGGTCAAGGAGGTAGGCGAGAAGGAAAAAGGATTGCTTAGTACTGAGATTCTCAatggtttgattttgatgttttggAAGTTGGGTAAGGGCAAGGCTGGTCTAGAGGTTTTCAATAAGTTTGATGAGTTTGGGTGTAAGCATGATGCAGATTCTTACTATTTGACGATTGAAGCTCTCTGCAGGCGGTTGATGTTTGACGATGCCTGGTTTGTTTGTGAGAAGATGCTCAGTTCAGGAAACTTGCCTGAGAGTGAGAAGATTGGTAAAATCATCGCTGGTTTATGCAAGGGAAGTAAGGCAAAAGATGCCCATTTAATTTATTTGATGGCGAAGGATTGTAAGAAATTCCCACCAAAGTCTTCTGTGAATTTTCTGATAGGTAAGCTATGTAGCGATGATGGAACTGTCCGTTTAGCTGCAGAATTGCTGGAAGATTTCTCTGGTGAGGTGCGCAAATATGCAATCAAGCCTTTCACTTGGGTTATTCATGGTCTTTGCAGGATTCAAGAAGTGAGAGAGGCAAAGAAATTGCTATTTAAAATGATCGATTCCGGTCCGCCTCCTGGGAACGCAGTGTTCAATCGGGTCATCAGCGGCCTCTCTAAGGCTGGAGAAATGGAGGAGGCAATATCATTGATGAAAGTAATGGAAGGGAGAGGACTGAGACCCGACGTGTATACTTACAGCGTAATCATGAGTGGTTATGCAAATGGTGGTCAGATGGACGATGCATGTAGAATCTTCTCAGAAGCCAAGAAGATGCATTCCAAGCTGTGTCCGGTCACTTACCATATACTCATTCGTGGGTATTGCAAGATGGAGGAATTTGACAAGGCTTTGAAGTACCTGGGTGAGATGAAGGAAGGCGGGGTTAATCCAAACAGTGATGAGTATAACAAGCTGATTCAGTCCCTTTGCCTCAAGGCTCTGGACTGGCGTACAGCCAACAAGCTACTAGACGAAATGAAAGAGAATGGGCTGTATCTTAATGGAGTCACTCGCGGTCTTATAAAGGCAGTCAAGGATTTGGAAGAGGAGGAATTGCAGGTGGGAGGAAGTAGCATCGAAGCATAG